In Deltaproteobacteria bacterium GWC2_65_14, the DNA window TTCTGCCTGGGCCCGACGCACGAGGAGGTGATCACCGACCTGGTGCGCCGCGAGATCCGCTCCTACCGGCAGCTCCCGGCGAACTTCTACCAGATCCAGGACAAGTTCCGGGACGAGATCCGCCCCCGGTTCGGTCTGATGCGGGGCCGGGAGTTCTTCATGAAGGACGCCTACTCCTTCGACGCCGACGAGGAGGGGGCGGCGGAATCGTACCGGAGGATGTACGAGGCCTACGGCCGGATCTTCCGGCGGATGGGGCTCGACTTCCGCGCGGTGGAGGCCGATACCGGGTCGATCGGGGGGAGCAGCTCCCACGAGTTCATGGTGATCGCAGAGTCGGGGGAGGATGCGATCGTCTCCTGCACGGTCTGCGAGTACTCCGCGAACGTCGAGAAGGCGGAGTGCGCTCCGGAGGAAGCGAAGGATTCTGGAAGCCCCGCAGCGGGGCCCCCGCGGAAAGTCTCCACCCCCGGGAAGCGGACGATCGGGGAGGTGTCCGGCTTCCTGGGGATCGAACCGGGGATGCTGCTGAAGACGCTGGTCTTCGAGTCGGACCGCGGGGATGCGGCGGTCGTCCTCTCCGGCCGGTACGAGGTGAACGAGGTCAAGGTGAAGAACCTCCTCGGGGCCGACCGGGTGCGGCTCGCCCCCGAGGAGCGGGTGCGGGAGCTCACGGGCGCCCCCTCCGGGTACGCGGGGCCGGTGGGGCTTCCGATCCGCCTGCTGGCGGATCACAGCGTCCGCGGGATCGCCGTCGGAGCGACCGGGGCGAACGAAGCGGATGCCCACCTGGTGGAAGTCGTCCCGGGGCGCGATTTTATGCCCGAAACCTACGCCGACCTGCGGATGGTGACGGAAGAGGACCGCTGCCCGAGGTGCGGCGGGTCCCTGCGCTTTTCCAGGGGGATCGAGGTCGGGCATGTCTTCCGGCTGGGGACCAAGTACAGCGAGAGCCTCAAGGCGAACTACCTGGACAAGGACGGGAAGGAGAAGCCGATC includes these proteins:
- a CDS encoding proline--tRNA ligase, coding for MRYSRYLMPTTKETPSDAEVASHRLMLRAGLIRKVASGIYTYLPAGLRVHRKVERILREEMDRAGAQEVLMPAVVPAELWKESGRWEAYGKELLRFRDRADREFCLGPTHEEVITDLVRREIRSYRQLPANFYQIQDKFRDEIRPRFGLMRGREFFMKDAYSFDADEEGAAESYRRMYEAYGRIFRRMGLDFRAVEADTGSIGGSSSHEFMVIAESGEDAIVSCTVCEYSANVEKAECAPEEAKDSGSPAAGPPRKVSTPGKRTIGEVSGFLGIEPGMLLKTLVFESDRGDAAVVLSGRYEVNEVKVKNLLGADRVRLAPEERVRELTGAPSGYAGPVGLPIRLLADHSVRGIAVGATGANEADAHLVEVVPGRDFMPETYADLRMVTEEDRCPRCGGSLRFSRGIEVGHVFRLGTKYSESLKANYLDKDGKEKPIVMGCYGIGVGRTAAAAIEQNHDDDGIVWPISIAPFEVCILPVTMKHQALVAEAERAGRELSERGFEVLLDDREERPGIKFKDADLAGIPLRVTFGEKNFEAGYAEIRDRRTGETVRVETGTLVDRVADAVHAKRKECEP